Within Vicia villosa cultivar HV-30 ecotype Madison, WI linkage group LG1, Vvil1.0, whole genome shotgun sequence, the genomic segment tatttgagTATGAATAAATTTAAGAATGATATTATTGATTCGAACTTGAAGGAGATTAAAACTGAGAATCATtacaattaaaattttttttggtaGTATCGTTTTAGTTAGGGCTGACAATAAATTAAACTAATTCGAAAatagttcaaaatttgaattaaacATGAGCTGAATATGAATTAAAAGCTGAGCTCGTTAACTAATGAGATGGACTTGAATTATACATAACTCGACTCGTTAGATTCATGAGTCaattcgattatatatgagatagattatattatctttaagagtaggtttaaagaTTTGTTCTAAATTTTAGtatcatatttttcttttaatataaaattttaattgataatttatattttcaagtgagcaaaatatttatacaaataaaattaacatcttataaatttcaatcttattacttttattttatttctatattttttatttaaaaaatattaatttaaaatgtcaaatatatatatagactttaaataattacttttaagtccgtgaaataagcgagttgaaccaAAATGTTAAACTTCTAATAAGTTGAATTTGAGCTGAAAAAAATTCGTGATAAACTCAAATTCGAACTcaaccaattcttaacgagtcgagtttgagctggaaaAAATTCGTCATAAATTCAAACTCgatcaattcttaacgagtcaaaaTGAGCTGAGACGAGTTCGACTCGACAGGTTTTCAGCCCTAATTCTAACTTATGATCTATCTAAGCATACTGTAGAGTCATATTGCATAATTATCGAGTAGTCAATTTTgccatttaaaaaaaacaacaaaacattatttatttatttatttatttttttgttttatcaccAATCACCAATCAACCATCTAACTATTGGTAAGACTTACAATGAGGGTGTTGAAAAACAAATTCAATAGTTGAATTCTTACAATGAGGGTGTTGAATATGGTGTTTAAAGTGAGGtgtattaattggtgttgaaagttttcaacatgttgaatgtggAAAGAGTGGGGTCCACAAAAtactttataaaattttattggttgttttgaatgtttaaatttttttagtgtgttgtgaatggtggtggaataggatattgaattttattaaacaaaatcattgtaATGAGTATAAATTGAATGTGTGTGTTGAATTATTAAGtggaagaaagaaaagatgataTGTAgtattataaaaaatgaaaaagaagagtgTTCGAATAATAAAACCATACATAGCCTAACAAAACATTGCTCTATTACTACTATTCAATTACCGATCGGCCACGCAGTTGCTCAAGTGGCAACCACgtatacaaaaaaacaaaaacacaaactcaCGTGTACTCTCGATATTCACCATTACGACGAACATCTACGAAATTGAAACACACACACACGAGAAACAGATCTTACCTATACGACCTCTTCCTTTGTCTTTCCcctttcaacattcaacaatatttTCAAACCAAGTCCGCAAACAAACCTCTTTCTAATTCCAAATTCACATGATTCCTCTTCGTTACTATTCCCTATGTCTCCTTCTCTTCCTCCTCTTACTCTCCACCTCCCTCTCACAATCCCATCGCTCTGCCAAGAAAAAACGCATGCGAGAAAAAGTTCGAAATATGTAAGCAATCGCTTATACACTTTTCGATTTTCAATTCCTATTTACTCTGCTCCTTTATATGAATCATTGATTATTGACGAATTATGATGCAACCTCAATCCGTGAATTCTTTGATCCTATTTTGTTTTTTAGGTTTCACCATGCCTATGACAACTATATGACTCATGCGTTTCCGGTGAGTTAATGTTTCTTATTATTTGTTGCTTATTACTAACTTACGCACAATGCAGTGTTAACATTGTTATTGTTATGTTTTTGCAGCATGATGAGTTAAAACCTCTCACTAAAACTTTCACTGACTCCCTAGTGGAGCTGGGGAATTTGAAGGTAAATAAGTAATGACTATATTGTAAGAATACAAGAAGAAAGTTAGTCGGAGGATTTGAGAAATTATCATTTGATGTTTACAATTACAGCTTGAACGTTTGCCTCAAGATTATAATGGCTCTGCGCTTTCGCTAATTGAATCATTGTCTAGGTATTTGATACAGCTGCTACATGAATTAGTAGCTTGTttgattatgttttttattcgATTTGGATTGGAAACTGATACGATACGACTTTTGTGTGTGTCTTTAGTCTTGTGATTATGGGAAATAATACTGAATTCGAGAAGGGAGTGCGTTGGCTTTCGGAAAATCTAACATTTGACGTTGACGCTCGAATAAATCTTTTTGAGGTAAATATATGATTTGGTTGAAATTATCAATTCTATAGCGTTCATGCAAGTTTGTAACATGAAATTAGACCGCTGAAATTTGGAAAGTTGACGGCTTTAATTTATTTCTGAATGATATGAAAAGACTATATTCTGAGGATTTGGTTTCGAAGTGTGATATTGTGTTTTTCTTATCGCTTGATATCTAATTTGGAATCATTCAGTGCAACATTAGGGTTCTTGGAGGACTTGTTTCTGCTCATTTACTGGCATCTGATTCTTCAAAAAACTTGCTTAAAGGATCTTACAAGAATCAGCTTCTAGGTCTGGCTGAAGATTTGGGGAAACGTTTTCTACCAGCGTTCAATACGCCAACTGGATTACCATATGCATGGATTAACTTAAAGGTACTTTATATTAGTATGATCATATATTGGATCTTGTAGTGTATTATTAGATGTTTTTCTTTGTATGCGAACCATGTTGCTTTAGTTTTTTAGTGATATAAGatgtattatatataaattataatctattgctttttctttcttttgttttccATCCTTTTAGAATGATATATAACTCCATACCAATGCAAAATATTCTGTGCACAGTATGGAGTAATGGAGAATGAGACTACAGAAACAAGCACTTCAGGGTGTGGTGAGAGGTCAAGCTTAGTGTTTTAAAACATGTGTATTGTAGAACAATATGTGCGATTGCTTCTAACTTCCAGCTTTGCGCAGGTTCTCTGATTCTTGAAATGGGTGCTTTATCACTATTGACTGGTGACCCTAGATATGAATCTGTAGCTCTACGAGCTCTCCGTAAGCTATGGAGTATGCAGAGCTCATTAAAATTGTTTGGAACCACTCTTGATGTGTCAACTGGGAAATGGATCGAACATTCTGCAGGAATTGGAGCTGGTAGTTAGCCCTGAACTTGGATATTGTCTAATCTTTTTAGTTACATCTAAACTTACAAACGCTGTTGAACTGAGCTTGATGTTTATTATGTTTGATGAATTGATTTATTTTCCTTAACTATTTTAGGGGTAGATTCCTTCTATGAATACCTACTTAAAGCTCATATTCTTTTTGGAAAGGAGGACTATTGGAGAATGTTTCATTCTGCTTATGTTGCTGTACAGAAGCATTTCAGACACGGTCCCTGGTATCACTTTAACTTCAAAAATTGCCTGTTTGTTTTACCAGTATTAATATGCTTATCCCGTAgtttaaaaattgaaattgattgacgaaAATATGATCGGCAGTTATAACCAGGTTAGTTGATGTCACACAGGTACCATGAAGCTGATATGAGGACCGGAAGAGCAACTTATTGGCAGCTTACAAGTCTTCAAGCATTTTGGCCAGGCCTACAGGCTAGTAGCTTGACTCTGAATTCACAGATTAGAAATTCTGTTTGATATCTTTCTGAGTTTGTCTATGACTTATTGAAACCAGGTTCTTATTGGGGATATACATGCTGCTAATTCATCTCACCGTGAGTTCTTCCATGTGTGGAAGCAATTTGGAGTGTTACCGGAGAGGTATTTTCTGATTTAGTTAGTTTTGTTATAAAGTTGGTCTCATTGTATATCATCATCATTCTATCATTATGCTTTTGTTATTACAATACTAGATAATATATGCTGAATCATAAATCCATGTTAAGGTACTTACTGGACCATCAGATGCTTCATCCTACTGAAAAATATTATCCATTACGCCCCGAGTTTGCCGAGTCAACATTCTACTTATATCAAGCTACTAAAGGTCTGATAATTCTTCTGTCTTTGTATTTTCAATTTCTTAACAATATTTTAGTTGAATAAACTCGAAACCAGGTCTGGTCAATTTGTATTACAATACATTCACTTCAACCTTTTGTTAATTTCAGATCCATGGTATATTGAAGTCGGCGAATTAATAGTCAATTCCCTTAATTTATACGCCAGAGTAGAAGGTGGGTTTGCAAGCATCAAGGATGTGACAACTATGCAGTTGGAAGATCATCAACATAGTTTTTTTCTTGCTGAAACGTAATATCTTCTAATCAATAATGGAATTCCTTAGTTACCGAACTTGAAATTTTCTGTGATTACTGATCCCGTGATTTCTGCAGGTGTAAATATTTGTATCTTCTCTTCGATGATTCATTTATGCTCGAGAATAATTATGTGTTTACCACCGAAGGTCATCCCCTTCCAGTACTAAGCACTTGGCATGAAGAGCTTCCAGAAGCTTATGTTCCAACCAATTGGACCAACCTGAAGGTATTTGCTTCAACCAAACTTCACAGTTCACACCTACACAAAACCAGTGAACTCGAAAATTTATTATATGTATTTTCTGCGCAGAGACCGAATCGAGCCAGTGCGATGTCTTTGCAAGTATGTCCTGCTATGACTTTAGATTCTGGTCAACATATAGAAAGTGCTTGCCACGTCCCCGATGTTCGCAGTGATTACAAGTGTTTGACAGATGAAGATTGTGGAGTTGATGCAGTAACATGCAGAAGAAGATCATGTAGCATGGCAGGTTATTGTGGACTATGGCTCTTCCTTTGATACCACGTTTAGACAATTTTCTTTTTAGGAACAAAAAGTGTAAGTGAGAAGTGTGTTATAAAGAGATAAAATTCAAATATTACAGGGTTTAGAATAAATTTGTAGGCACAGAATTTATCTGGTTTTTTTAGAAGGTTTTAGCTTTTATTTTGACGTATGCTTTGATAGGAGAAGAGATGGGAGAAAAAAGAGGTCACTGTATTTTGCTGTGatattatgttatttaatttgattcatttgaaaatttGTATTTATAACGTTGTTCATACTTTATACCTAAATGTGATTGAAACTTCTACATTATCTTCCAAACATGTTATGAGTAGAAGTGAAAGGACTTCAAAAAACATTGTTAGGGTAATGAATTTCTAAGGTTTAAATGTGTAGATGAGGTCGTGATTATGGTATTTTCTCATGTTGTTTATGCGTGTGAATGATGTTATaaatagggttaatacctattttcacccctgccatatggggttggtttgaaaaatcgtcctgccaaaaaaaaaagttgcaagattCCCCTAACAGTTGAAGATTCTCttgttttaaaccttgtaaaatatttgtttttaaaaccaaccttgccatttgaagattCGGTCATTTTGAACcctataatcttgtagattatgtcattttaaaccctttAGAATATGACGTgcaaggttggttttactaaaaaaaaaaaatttacagggttcaaaatgatagagtcctTCAAGTGACAAGGTTggtttcaaaaataaattttttacaaggtttaaaacaagaaaatcttcaaatgttaggggaattctcgCAACATTTTTTTTGGTagggggatttttcaaaccaaccttatatggcaggggtaaaaataggtattaacccttataAATATGGTAAATCTTATGAGGTTTATATGAATAATGTTGTGAAATGTAGTAATTGTGTACATGACGTGAGTTTAGTGTTGAAATTGAACATATGTATACTTAATTTGAGAAATTAGATGTCGAACCAATGGCATAAGATAGTTAGTCGTGATAATAGATGTTTAAGTATTGTTGCTACTATACGTTGATTAATTTCTACAACTTGCAAATAGTATACCTTGTTAGTCATTTGCCTATAACTTTAGTTACTTAGATCTTTCAAGAATTAAAATGAGACTATTAGACACTAGATAAAATTTAGCACGAGATAGATTTTGATATGGACCAATTCCATTGTGACAAGGACTAGAAAACTGAATTGCAAGTTtagttaatattttaaaaactatgcAGCATAACTATTTGACATGCTTTGGAATTTGGACACAACTCCTTTAagagtaatatttatattataagaaaatagaaaaaaaaattcatattaggTTTAATAAGCATCTCATTTCATTAATTTCAGTAGGAAAAATACTATTTACTGTTGTGCACAAATGTGAGTTGTTAATCCCACATTATTTTGGAATAGTGGAGATTGAACATTTTATAATGTGAGGACTAATACACATATCAAATTAAGATTTTAAGTGAATATGTGGTGTTCCTTGTAATTGCAAGCTTCTCAATCatatttggttttgatgaagacaatgtggatatcaagctttcataaaggatgtgcaaaaagtattTCAAGTCTTAAGCAAATATACATCATttcaagtcttgaagaaattgtgaagaattAAATCGAGCTAAagcgtcaaaggtataaacaatactcactttgatatataattgttcacaaatatatttccatgcatctcataaacatactacaagttTCATACATTAAAacttcatttaaaacctttttcaaaagtaAAATCCCATATAAAggtttcaggaaccggttcctccctatgtgggaaccgggttccagcatTCAGCATATTTTCATTTCTGTGTTttagtactaggaaccgggttgtccctaggtgggaaccggttcccatgttcaaatttcaaatatttctgctgtaacg encodes:
- the LOC131605141 gene encoding alpha-mannosidase I MNS5, with the protein product MIPLRYYSLCLLLFLLLLSTSLSQSHRSAKKKRMREKVRNMFHHAYDNYMTHAFPHDELKPLTKTFTDSLVELGNLKLERLPQDYNGSALSLIESLSSLVIMGNNTEFEKGVRWLSENLTFDVDARINLFECNIRVLGGLVSAHLLASDSSKNLLKGSYKNQLLGLAEDLGKRFLPAFNTPTGLPYAWINLKYGVMENETTETSTSGCGSLILEMGALSLLTGDPRYESVALRALRKLWSMQSSLKLFGTTLDVSTGKWIEHSAGIGAGVDSFYEYLLKAHILFGKEDYWRMFHSAYVAVQKHFRHGPWYHEADMRTGRATYWQLTSLQAFWPGLQVLIGDIHAANSSHREFFHVWKQFGVLPERYLLDHQMLHPTEKYYPLRPEFAESTFYLYQATKDPWYIEVGELIVNSLNLYARVEGGFASIKDVTTMQLEDHQHSFFLAETCKYLYLLFDDSFMLENNYVFTTEGHPLPVLSTWHEELPEAYVPTNWTNLKRPNRASAMSLQVCPAMTLDSGQHIESACHVPDVRSDYKCLTDEDCGVDAVTCRRRSCSMAGYCGLWLFL